In Streptomyces sp. NBC_00704, a genomic segment contains:
- a CDS encoding serine/threonine-protein kinase, whose product MTMVKTHVSTHELVAGRYRLLDVVHRETNRVSWYGEYVEETGAARPCLVTRIGLPADQGEEKARQAADRVLGMSETMARLCPGRIASVVDAVEEAGSLWTVTEWIDGLPLSQVMEQKGAFGPARAAAIGLQLLDVLEAAHGEGITHGELSPGQVFLRSQGPLVLTGFGLAGATLAPRVAAPSYASPEQARDERIGPAADLWALGAILYTMVEGRPPYRDRDRPEATLKGVDRLPLRAPLRAGPLTATVQGLLRKDSRERLTRTVVRQSLTRVLDDDPHVALPAPRLRRVCAAARQVGPQWSGRAMAAGTALAVVTVAVAALVVTHQLPDSDDASAGGTQARQSASAAAPDDDGGDRGSPAPAPSPTTAPPSPPPTAASPAAPVRPSASASPAAPPSAAATALPRGFRVYRAPEGFSVALPAGWKRLETARGAGHAYRVTFGASGDPRTLAVTYSESAGPDPVAVWRDDVEPNLRKADGFRRIGAIRATTYQGYRAADMEWVFDADGGQQRTFGRGFLLGGGRSFSLRWTTPAEDWDTTADRQALDTFLRTFRPGSAA is encoded by the coding sequence ATGACCATGGTCAAGACGCACGTCTCCACGCACGAGTTGGTCGCCGGGAGGTACCGGCTGCTCGACGTCGTCCACCGGGAGACGAACCGCGTCAGCTGGTACGGCGAGTACGTGGAGGAGACCGGGGCCGCCCGGCCCTGCCTGGTCACCAGGATCGGGCTGCCGGCAGACCAGGGCGAGGAGAAGGCGCGCCAGGCGGCCGACCGGGTGCTGGGCATGTCGGAGACGATGGCACGGCTGTGTCCGGGCCGGATCGCCTCGGTCGTCGACGCCGTCGAGGAGGCGGGCTCCCTGTGGACGGTCACCGAGTGGATCGACGGCCTGCCGCTCAGCCAGGTCATGGAGCAGAAGGGCGCGTTCGGCCCGGCCCGGGCGGCGGCGATCGGACTGCAACTGCTGGACGTCCTGGAGGCCGCGCACGGCGAGGGCATCACCCACGGCGAACTGAGCCCCGGTCAGGTGTTCCTGCGCAGCCAGGGCCCCCTCGTGCTCACCGGGTTCGGGCTGGCGGGCGCGACGCTCGCCCCGCGCGTGGCCGCGCCGTCGTACGCCTCTCCCGAGCAGGCCCGCGACGAGCGCATCGGCCCCGCGGCGGATCTGTGGGCGCTGGGCGCGATCCTCTACACGATGGTCGAGGGAAGGCCGCCGTACCGGGACCGGGACCGGCCCGAGGCCACGCTGAAGGGCGTCGACCGGCTGCCGCTGCGCGCTCCCCTGCGGGCCGGCCCCCTCACCGCGACCGTGCAGGGGCTGCTGCGCAAGGACTCCCGGGAGCGGCTGACCCGCACGGTCGTGCGCCAGTCCCTCACCCGGGTGCTGGACGACGACCCGCACGTCGCCCTGCCCGCACCGCGGCTGCGGCGCGTGTGCGCCGCGGCGCGGCAGGTCGGCCCGCAGTGGAGCGGGCGGGCCATGGCGGCCGGGACCGCGCTGGCCGTCGTCACCGTGGCGGTCGCCGCCCTCGTCGTGACCCACCAGCTGCCCGACTCCGACGACGCCTCGGCGGGCGGGACGCAGGCCCGGCAGTCCGCGTCCGCCGCGGCGCCCGACGACGACGGCGGCGACAGAGGCTCCCCCGCGCCCGCCCCCTCGCCGACGACCGCCCCGCCGAGTCCGCCGCCGACGGCAGCGAGTCCGGCCGCGCCGGTCCGGCCGTCCGCGAGCGCCTCACCGGCCGCCCCGCCCTCCGCCGCCGCGACCGCCCTCCCCCGGGGCTTCCGGGTCTACCGGGCGCCCGAGGGCTTCTCCGTCGCCCTGCCCGCGGGATGGAAGCGACTGGAGACCGCGCGCGGCGCCGGCCACGCCTACCGCGTCACCTTCGGCGCGTCCGGCGATCCGCGCACCCTCGCGGTGACCTACAGCGAGAGCGCCGGCCCCGACCCGGTCGCCGTCTGGCGCGACGACGTCGAGCCGAACCTGAGGAAGGCCGACGGTTTCCGGCGGATCGGCGCGATCAGGGCGACGACCTACCAGGGATACCGGGCCGCCGACATGGAGTGGGTCTTCGACGCCGACGGCGGGCAGCAGCGGACGTTCGGCCGCGGATTCCTCCTCGGCGGGGGCCGCAGCTTCTCGCTGCGCTGGACGACTCCCGCCGAGGACTGGGACACCACGGCCGACCGGCAGGCCCTCGACACGTTCCTGAGGACCTTCCGGCCCGGCTCAGCGGCCTGA